In one Pseudomonas sp. Bout1 genomic region, the following are encoded:
- a CDS encoding SPOR domain-containing protein, translating into MTSLHADEAFLGHYQLNHDPFAPRVPGFKFFPAQRKPVLGQLHHLARYSQLLLVVTGPLGSGKTLLRQALVASTNKQSVQSVVVSARGAGDAAGVLRQVAQALDVSTAEPNAILKQVVQLGLTGQEVYLLVDDAEQLDESALEALLALAAGTPEGRPHVFLFGESSLIAELEQISGEQELFHVIELQPYEEEETREYLAQRLEGAGQGIELFSASQISDIHESSDGWPGTINQVARDAMIEAMIASRSAVKRPKMGFTMPKKHVLAISAVVVVAVAAAWLIPGRSKAPTTAGAPTEQAQLPLGKPTPNVEFANSGQPTNLPMVGQPVMRGPLAEAAGGINEGDDGVPVEGSSATPPTVTTTAPPAGVPAGQPAAKPTPAPAQVATAKPAPVAKPAAPAPAAKPAPAAKPAEKPVTVAKAGATGSSWYTSQPTGNFVVQILGTSSEANAQAFVKEQGGEYRYFKKVLNGKPLFVITYGNFSSRAAAESAIKALPAKVQAGKPWPRTVASVQQELATTR; encoded by the coding sequence ATGACTAGTTTGCATGCCGACGAGGCGTTCCTCGGCCATTACCAGTTAAACCACGACCCTTTTGCTCCACGGGTGCCTGGTTTCAAATTTTTCCCTGCGCAACGCAAGCCGGTGCTGGGGCAATTGCACCACCTGGCGCGCTACAGCCAGTTGCTGCTGGTGGTCACCGGCCCTCTGGGCAGCGGCAAGACCTTGCTGCGCCAGGCGCTGGTAGCCAGCACCAACAAGCAATCGGTGCAGAGCGTGGTGGTTTCCGCCCGGGGTGCCGGTGATGCAGCAGGTGTGTTGCGCCAAGTGGCCCAGGCCCTGGACGTGTCCACCGCCGAGCCGAACGCAATCCTCAAGCAAGTGGTGCAACTGGGCCTGACCGGCCAGGAAGTCTACCTGCTGGTGGACGACGCCGAGCAGCTCGACGAATCCGCCCTGGAAGCGTTGCTGGCCCTGGCGGCCGGTACCCCGGAAGGCCGCCCGCATGTGTTCCTGTTTGGCGAATCGTCACTGATCGCCGAGCTTGAGCAGATCAGCGGCGAGCAGGAGCTGTTCCACGTCATCGAGTTGCAGCCGTACGAAGAAGAAGAAACCCGCGAATACCTGGCCCAGCGGCTTGAAGGCGCAGGGCAGGGCATCGAACTTTTCTCTGCTTCGCAGATCTCTGATATTCACGAAAGCTCCGACGGCTGGCCTGGCACCATCAACCAGGTTGCCCGGGATGCGATGATCGAAGCCATGATTGCCAGCCGTTCAGCGGTTAAGCGTCCAAAGATGGGGTTTACTATGCCGAAGAAGCACGTATTGGCAATTTCTGCCGTTGTCGTGGTTGCCGTCGCCGCCGCCTGGTTGATTCCAGGTCGCAGCAAGGCCCCGACCACCGCTGGCGCGCCAACCGAACAGGCGCAGTTGCCACTGGGCAAACCAACACCGAACGTAGAGTTTGCCAACTCCGGCCAGCCGACCAACCTGCCGATGGTTGGCCAGCCTGTGATGCGCGGCCCTCTGGCTGAAGCAGCAGGCGGCATCAACGAAGGCGACGACGGCGTACCGGTCGAAGGTTCCAGCGCCACACCGCCGACCGTCACCACCACTGCACCACCGGCTGGCGTGCCAGCGGGCCAACCGGCTGCCAAGCCGACGCCTGCACCGGCCCAGGTGGCCACCGCCAAGCCGGCGCCTGTTGCCAAGCCTGCAGCTCCAGCACCTGCGGCCAAACCGGCGCCTGCCGCCAAGCCTGCTGAAAAGCCTGTGACCGTGGCCAAGGCCGGCGCTACCGGCAGCAGCTGGTACACCAGCCAGCCTACCGGCAACTTCGTGGTGCAGATCCTTGGCACCAGCTCCGAAGCCAACGCCCAGGCGTTTGTGAAAGAGCAGGGCGGCGAGTACCGTTATTTCAAGAAAGTGCTCAACGGCAAGCCTCTCTTCGTGATCACTTACGGCAACTTCTCCAGCCGTGCAGCAGCTGAATCCGCTATCAAGGCCTTGCCAGCGAAGGTCCAGGCTGGTAAACCTTGGCCTCGCACTGTGGCCAGCGTTCAACAAGAACTGGCAACAACTCGCTGA
- the aroK gene encoding shikimate kinase AroK, with amino-acid sequence MRNLILVGPMGAGKSTIGRLLAKELRLPFKDSDKEIELRTGANIPWIFDKEGELGFRDREQAMIAELCGCDGVVLATGGGAVMREENRRALHAGGRVVYLHASVEQQVGRTARDRNRPLLRTADPAKTLRDLLTLRDPLYREIADLVVETDERPPRMVVLDILERLAQLPPR; translated from the coding sequence GTGCGAAATTTGATTCTTGTTGGACCGATGGGCGCTGGAAAAAGCACCATCGGCCGTTTGCTGGCCAAAGAGCTGCGCCTGCCATTCAAAGACTCCGATAAGGAAATTGAATTGCGCACGGGCGCCAATATCCCGTGGATCTTCGATAAGGAAGGCGAACTGGGCTTTCGTGACCGCGAGCAGGCGATGATCGCCGAGCTGTGCGGCTGCGATGGCGTGGTATTGGCCACCGGCGGCGGCGCGGTGATGCGCGAAGAGAATCGCCGGGCGCTGCATGCCGGCGGTCGCGTGGTTTACCTGCATGCATCTGTCGAGCAGCAGGTGGGCCGTACCGCGCGTGATCGCAATCGCCCGTTGCTGCGCACCGCCGACCCGGCCAAAACCCTGCGGGACCTGCTGACGCTGCGTGACCCGCTGTATCGGGAAATCGCCGATCTGGTGGTGGAAACCGATGAGCGGCCGCCACGAATGGTCGTTCTCGACATTCTTGAGCGCCTGGCGCAGTTGCCTCCCCGTTAA
- a CDS encoding thermonuclease family protein, which translates to MSAIWLAPAQAQVFCPAPSSVVTFDVQRVVDGDTVRLKDGRSVRMIGINAPETGKKGRSDEPFAVAARERLKRLVDASNGRVGVVPGREGKDRYGRTLAHLYGANGANLEAQLLAEGLGFQVAVAPNVELVACQQAAERSARLARLGVWRQSPVIDAAKVRRSGFAVVSGQVSKVERNRGGVWIELQGSLVLRIAPNLAGRFDSALLKGLQGQSIEARGWVLDRARREGLKKGQARWLLPLTDPGMFQQAP; encoded by the coding sequence GTGTCTGCGATTTGGCTGGCGCCCGCCCAGGCGCAGGTGTTCTGCCCTGCGCCATCGTCCGTGGTCACCTTCGACGTGCAGCGGGTGGTGGACGGCGACACCGTGCGCCTCAAGGACGGCCGTAGCGTGCGTATGATCGGCATCAATGCCCCGGAAACCGGCAAGAAGGGACGCTCTGACGAGCCCTTCGCCGTGGCCGCTCGCGAGCGCTTGAAACGCCTGGTGGATGCGAGCAACGGGCGAGTCGGCGTGGTGCCCGGCCGGGAGGGCAAGGACCGTTACGGGCGCACCCTGGCCCACCTCTACGGTGCCAACGGGGCGAATCTGGAGGCGCAGTTGCTCGCCGAAGGCCTCGGCTTCCAAGTGGCGGTCGCGCCGAACGTGGAGCTGGTCGCCTGCCAGCAGGCCGCCGAACGCAGCGCCCGCCTTGCCCGGTTAGGGGTGTGGCGCCAGTCGCCGGTGATAGATGCAGCGAAGGTCCGGCGCTCGGGTTTTGCGGTGGTCAGCGGCCAGGTGAGCAAAGTCGAGCGCAATCGCGGCGGAGTCTGGATTGAGCTGCAGGGCTCACTGGTATTACGCATTGCGCCCAATCTGGCGGGCCGATTCGACAGTGCATTGCTGAAGGGTTTGCAGGGCCAGTCCATCGAGGCCCGCGGCTGGGTGCTGGACCGCGCCCGACGCGAGGGCCTGAAAAAGGGCCAGGCGCGCTGGCTACTGCCATTGACTGATCCCGGTATGTTTCAGCAAGCACCCTAA
- the rpmE gene encoding 50S ribosomal protein L31, which translates to MKADIHPNYVAIDVTCSCGNKFETRSTFGKALPIDVCNECHPFYTGKQKTLDIGGRVDRFKTRFGAFGAAKTAAPAPEAE; encoded by the coding sequence ATGAAAGCCGATATCCATCCAAACTATGTTGCCATCGACGTTACCTGCAGCTGCGGTAACAAGTTCGAAACCCGTTCGACTTTCGGCAAAGCTCTGCCAATCGACGTGTGCAACGAGTGCCACCCGTTCTACACCGGTAAGCAGAAGACTCTGGATATTGGCGGCCGTGTTGATCGCTTCAAGACCCGTTTCGGTGCTTTCGGCGCAGCTAAAACTGCTGCTCCAGCTCCAGAAGCTGAGTAA
- the pilM gene encoding type IV pilus assembly protein PilM: protein MRKGFFRRKADAVLGVDINDTCVRLVELEVSGSGYRVRGYAMQPLPAHAVVDSSVVDFEGVAQALSRALVQAQTSLRHAAVAVAGPSVITRVLEMEAGLTDAEMVRRIHTEADQYIPYPLEDVAIDFHIQGPSAHDPQRVDVLLATCLKEQVEAREAVLALAGLATRIVDVEAFALARAGRQASDSITPGRRVDGAQWAVDAQGMEVACGLALRSFD from the coding sequence ATGCGAAAGGGATTTTTCAGGCGAAAAGCCGATGCGGTCCTGGGTGTCGACATCAACGACACCTGCGTCCGGCTGGTGGAACTCGAGGTTTCGGGCAGCGGCTACCGCGTCCGGGGGTATGCCATGCAACCGTTGCCGGCCCATGCGGTGGTCGATAGCAGCGTGGTTGATTTTGAGGGTGTGGCGCAGGCGCTTTCCAGGGCGCTGGTACAGGCGCAGACCTCACTGCGCCATGCTGCCGTGGCTGTGGCCGGGCCCTCGGTAATCACCCGCGTACTGGAAATGGAGGCGGGGCTTACTGATGCTGAAATGGTGCGCCGGATCCACACCGAGGCCGACCAGTACATTCCTTATCCGTTAGAGGATGTGGCCATCGACTTTCACATCCAGGGGCCATCGGCCCATGATCCGCAGCGCGTCGACGTATTGCTTGCCACCTGCCTCAAGGAACAGGTCGAAGCCCGTGAGGCGGTTTTGGCCCTGGCGGGCCTGGCGACGCGAATCGTCGATGTCGAAGCATTTGCATTGGCCCGCGCGGGCAGGCAGGCTTCGGACAGCATCACGCCGGGCCGTCGCGTCGATGGCGCTCAATGGGCGGTGGATGCCCAGGGAATGGAAGTGGCCTGCGGGTTGGCCCTGAGGAGTTTCGACTGA
- a CDS encoding PilN domain-containing protein: MTRINLLPWRAERNERRRKYFLVFLLGAAAVALATVWLADQVIGRAIDRQLARNSQLSQGVTGLDSRIKAIDELHEQRQQLMERMKVVQGLQDDRSAGAQLLGQLARAVPDGVQLREVSVEGGAVSISGTAESNHDIAQLVRGLEAADDLRAPRLQRVRAAQDGNDNGFQLTVRHGHLDEARQ; encoded by the coding sequence ATGACACGAATCAACCTGCTGCCGTGGCGGGCAGAGCGCAACGAGCGGCGACGCAAATACTTTCTGGTGTTCTTGCTCGGGGCTGCGGCTGTGGCGCTGGCAACGGTGTGGCTGGCAGACCAGGTGATCGGTCGTGCGATCGATCGGCAATTGGCCCGCAACAGCCAGTTGAGCCAGGGTGTCACCGGGCTCGACTCCAGGATCAAGGCCATCGACGAGTTGCATGAACAGCGCCAGCAGTTGATGGAGCGGATGAAGGTTGTGCAGGGTTTGCAGGATGATCGTTCGGCGGGTGCTCAACTGCTGGGCCAGTTGGCGCGTGCCGTACCGGACGGCGTGCAGTTGCGCGAGGTAAGCGTTGAGGGTGGTGCCGTTTCGATCAGCGGCACTGCCGAGTCAAACCATGACATTGCCCAGCTGGTGCGTGGTCTTGAGGCTGCCGATGACTTGCGGGCGCCAAGGCTTCAGCGGGTTCGCGCCGCGCAGGACGGCAACGACAATGGCTTTCAGTTGACGGTTCGCCATGGTCACTTGGATGAGGCGCGCCAATGA
- a CDS encoding malic enzyme-like NAD(P)-binding protein: protein MSDLKTAALEYHAHPRPGKLSVELTKATATARDLSLAYSPGVAEPVREIARDPELAYKYTGKGNLVAVISDGTAILGLGNLGPLASKPVMEGKGVLFKRFAGIDVFDIEVDSESPQAFIDTVKRISITFGGINLEDIKAPECFEIEKALIEQCDIPVFHDDQHGTAIVTAAGMINALEIAGKTLGEAKIVCLGAGAAAISCMKLLVSMGAKLENIYMVDSKGVVQSERTDLNQYKAMFAHPSSKRTLADALDGADVFVGLSGPNLLSAEGLKSMAANPIVFACSNPDPEISPELAHATRDDVIMATGRSDYPNQVNNVLGFPFIFRGALDVRAKRINEEMKVAAANALRELAKLPVPQDVCDAYGGAKLEFGREYIIPKPMDKRLITLISDAVAKAAIETGVATLPYPKNYPLKSVDDVFNG from the coding sequence ATGTCTGATTTGAAAACTGCCGCTCTCGAATATCATGCCCATCCTCGTCCAGGAAAGCTGAGTGTAGAGCTCACCAAAGCCACTGCCACCGCCCGCGACCTGTCGCTGGCCTACAGCCCTGGCGTTGCCGAGCCCGTACGTGAAATCGCCCGCGACCCTGAACTGGCTTACAAGTACACCGGTAAAGGCAACCTGGTTGCAGTGATCTCTGATGGCACCGCGATCCTCGGCCTGGGTAACCTTGGCCCATTGGCTTCCAAGCCAGTCATGGAAGGTAAGGGCGTGCTGTTCAAGCGCTTCGCCGGCATTGACGTATTCGACATCGAAGTCGATTCCGAAAGCCCACAGGCTTTCATCGACACCGTAAAGCGCATCTCCATCACCTTCGGTGGTATCAACCTGGAAGACATCAAGGCACCTGAGTGCTTCGAGATCGAAAAGGCCCTGATCGAGCAGTGCGACATCCCGGTATTCCACGATGACCAGCACGGCACCGCGATCGTTACCGCGGCCGGCATGATCAACGCTCTGGAAATCGCTGGCAAAACCCTCGGCGAAGCCAAGATCGTTTGCCTGGGCGCCGGCGCTGCAGCCATCTCCTGCATGAAGTTGCTGGTGAGCATGGGCGCCAAGCTGGAAAACATTTACATGGTCGACAGCAAGGGCGTTGTGCAGTCCGAGCGTACCGACCTGAACCAGTACAAGGCGATGTTCGCGCATCCGTCCTCCAAACGTACCCTGGCTGACGCCCTTGACGGTGCAGACGTGTTCGTTGGCCTGTCCGGCCCGAACCTGTTGAGCGCCGAAGGCCTCAAGTCCATGGCGGCCAACCCGATCGTGTTCGCGTGCTCCAACCCGGACCCGGAGATCTCCCCGGAACTGGCCCACGCCACCCGTGACGACGTGATCATGGCCACCGGCCGTTCGGACTACCCGAACCAGGTCAACAACGTGCTGGGCTTCCCGTTCATCTTCCGTGGTGCCCTGGACGTTCGCGCCAAGCGCATCAACGAAGAGATGAAAGTAGCGGCCGCCAACGCCCTGCGTGAACTGGCCAAGCTGCCGGTGCCTCAGGATGTATGCGACGCCTACGGTGGCGCCAAACTGGAATTCGGTCGTGAGTACATCATTCCCAAGCCAATGGACAAGCGCCTGATCACCCTGATCTCCGATGCCGTGGCTAAAGCTGCGATCGAGACCGGTGTGGCCACCCTGCCGTATCCGAAGAACTACCCGCTGAAAAGCGTGGATGATGTGTTCAACGGCTAA
- the aroB gene encoding 3-dehydroquinate synthase, translating into MQTLKVDLGERSYPIHIGEGLLDLPELLAPHIAGRQVAIISNETVAPLYLERLSRSLSAYSVISVVLPDGEAFKTWETLQLIFDGLLTARHDRRTTVVALGGGVIGDMAGFAAACYQRGVDFIQVPTTLLSQVDSSVGGKTGINHPMGKNMVGAFYQPNVVLIDTATLNTLPPRELSAGLAEVIKYGLICDEPFLTWLEEHVDALRALDQVALTEAISRSCAAKALVVNADERESGVRATLNLGHTFGHAIETHMGYGVWLHGEAVAAGTVMALEMSQRLGWISAQERDRGIRLFQRAGLPVVPPEEMTEADFLEHMAIDKKVIDGRLRLVLLRRMGEAVVTDDYPKEILQATLGADYRALAQLKG; encoded by the coding sequence ATGCAGACACTTAAGGTCGATCTTGGCGAGCGCAGCTACCCGATCCATATTGGCGAAGGTTTGTTGGACCTGCCCGAGTTGCTCGCACCGCATATTGCCGGGCGACAAGTGGCGATCATCTCCAACGAAACGGTCGCGCCGCTGTATCTTGAGCGTCTGAGCCGCAGCCTTTCGGCGTACTCGGTGATCTCGGTGGTATTGCCCGACGGCGAAGCCTTCAAGACCTGGGAAACCCTGCAACTGATCTTTGATGGCCTGCTGACCGCCCGTCATGACCGTCGCACCACCGTGGTGGCGCTGGGTGGCGGTGTGATCGGCGACATGGCCGGCTTTGCGGCTGCCTGCTACCAGCGCGGCGTGGACTTCATCCAGGTGCCAACCACGTTGCTGTCCCAGGTTGATTCGTCGGTAGGAGGCAAGACCGGTATCAACCACCCGATGGGCAAGAACATGGTCGGCGCGTTCTATCAGCCGAATGTAGTGCTGATCGACACCGCAACCCTCAATACCTTGCCGCCCCGCGAGCTGTCGGCGGGCCTGGCAGAAGTCATCAAGTACGGGCTGATCTGCGATGAACCCTTCCTGACCTGGCTCGAAGAGCATGTTGACGCCTTGCGCGCCCTGGACCAGGTGGCGCTGACTGAAGCGATTTCCCGTTCCTGCGCCGCCAAGGCGTTGGTGGTGAATGCCGACGAGCGTGAGTCCGGCGTGCGCGCCACCTTGAACCTCGGCCATACCTTCGGCCATGCGATCGAGACCCACATGGGCTATGGTGTGTGGTTGCATGGAGAGGCCGTAGCGGCTGGCACGGTGATGGCACTTGAGATGTCGCAACGCTTGGGCTGGATCAGCGCCCAGGAGCGTGATCGCGGGATCCGCCTGTTCCAGCGCGCCGGGTTGCCAGTCGTCCCTCCCGAGGAGATGACCGAGGCAGATTTTCTCGAACACATGGCAATAGACAAGAAAGTGATCGACGGTCGACTGCGACTGGTGCTGTTGCGCCGAATGGGCGAAGCGGTAGTGACCGACGATTATCCGAAAGAGATTTTACAGGCCACGCTGGGAGCGGATTACCGCGCCCTGGCCCAGCTTAAAGGTTAA
- a CDS encoding pilus assembly protein PilP: MSGLSGLARLMEPEIAQLYRNAANWPLPGKALLGGALVGLLWVVGNTFYLSGSREQLHALEAQQVALEQQVALTTSQAFGLESQAHALETMQGSFDNLLRQLPANTEVPGLLEDITRLGAANGLVLEAIELLDEQPRPLYIESPLQISVTGTFHDLASFINGMAGLPRVVTVHDLAFSHVEPSLLRLSLVAKIYRYNPQAGRRELSQPVTESGPQQPVAYDFASLRDPFQPTTRQSVRPVGRPAAGPDLARPRAMLEGFAVDQFEMVGTLSMGAQTFALLRGASSIHRLAIGDYLGPHHGRITAIHDAHVELAELFPDGQGAWLERSQILALNNVNS, translated from the coding sequence ATGAGCGGGTTGTCAGGCCTGGCAAGGCTGATGGAACCCGAAATCGCCCAACTCTACCGAAACGCCGCCAACTGGCCCCTACCCGGCAAGGCGTTGCTGGGCGGCGCGCTGGTTGGCCTGCTGTGGGTCGTGGGCAACACCTTCTACTTGAGCGGGTCGCGGGAGCAACTGCACGCGCTTGAGGCGCAGCAAGTGGCGCTTGAGCAGCAGGTAGCGTTAACAACCAGCCAGGCGTTCGGCCTTGAATCCCAGGCCCACGCACTGGAAACCATGCAAGGCAGTTTCGACAACCTGTTGCGCCAGTTGCCTGCCAATACCGAAGTGCCAGGCCTGCTTGAAGACATCACCCGGCTGGGCGCCGCCAATGGCCTGGTGCTGGAGGCCATCGAGCTTCTGGATGAGCAGCCCCGGCCCCTGTACATCGAATCACCCCTGCAGATAAGCGTCACCGGGACTTTTCACGACCTGGCGTCGTTCATCAATGGCATGGCTGGTTTACCGAGGGTTGTCACGGTGCATGACCTGGCGTTCAGCCATGTCGAACCCTCTTTGTTACGGTTGAGCCTGGTGGCGAAGATTTATCGCTACAACCCTCAGGCGGGCAGGCGCGAGCTGTCGCAGCCTGTCACCGAATCCGGGCCGCAGCAGCCCGTGGCCTACGACTTTGCCTCCTTGCGCGATCCCTTCCAGCCAACCACTCGCCAGTCTGTACGTCCAGTCGGGCGCCCGGCTGCCGGCCCTGATCTCGCCAGGCCACGCGCGATGCTTGAGGGATTCGCCGTCGATCAGTTCGAAATGGTCGGCACCTTGTCCATGGGGGCCCAAACCTTTGCCCTGCTGCGCGGAGCATCGTCGATCCATCGCCTGGCAATCGGCGACTACCTGGGCCCGCACCACGGGCGCATCACGGCGATTCATGACGCCCATGTCGAACTGGCCGAGCTTTTTCCGGACGGCCAGGGCGCCTGGCTGGAACGCTCACAAATCCTTGCCCTGAACAACGTCAACTCATAA
- a CDS encoding penicillin-binding protein 1A, which yields MRLLKFFGYSIVAIVCGLMLVLSGAYLYLSPGLPSVEALRSIQLQIPLRVYSSDEKLIAEFGEMRRTPIRFADIPPNFINALLSAEDDNFANHYGVDPSSLVRAATQLVKSGHIQSGGSTITMQVAKNFFLTSERSFSRKATEILLALQIERQLTKDEILELYVNKIYLGNRAYGIEAASQVYYGKSIRDASLAQMAMIAGLPKAPSRFNPLANPARSKERRDWILGRMYKLGKIDQAAYESAVAEPLNASYHVPTPEVNAPYIAEMARAEMVGRYGSEAYTEGFRVTTTIPSNLQDIANKSVHDGLVAYDQRHGYRGPESRLPGKTLSAWTVELGKQRPISGLEPAIVTQVKKDGVQVLTRTGEEHVSWDSMKWARPFLNTNSMGAMPKQPSDVAQVGDLIRVQRQKDDSLKFSQVPVAQGALVSLDPQNGAIRALVGGFAFEQSNYNRATQAKRQPGSSFKPFIYSAALDNGYTAASLVNDAPIVFVDEYLDKVWRPKNDTNTFLGPIRVREALYKSRNLVSIRLLQAMGVGKTIDYITRFGFNKQDLPPNLSLALGTATLTPMEIATGWSTFANGGYKITPYLIDKIESRNGETLFTANPPRVPGDVVNGVAATDGQAAPSNGGITINPTPGEAPAAGAPAAPQAPAVAERVVDGRTTYILNSILEDVIKKGTGRRALALGRADIAGKTGTTNDSKDAWFSGYNADYVTTVWTGYDQPESLGRREFGGTVALPIWMSYMGAALKDMPLHTQPEPEGILSLRIDPVSGRAAAPSTPNAYFELFKSEDTPPSVNELGNGVAPGSPLPADEAAPIDLF from the coding sequence ATTCGTCTGCTGAAGTTTTTCGGGTACTCCATTGTCGCGATCGTCTGCGGGCTGATGCTCGTGCTCAGCGGGGCCTATCTCTACCTTAGTCCGGGTTTGCCCTCCGTAGAGGCCCTGAGAAGTATCCAGTTGCAGATTCCTTTGCGGGTCTACAGCAGCGATGAAAAATTGATCGCGGAGTTCGGCGAAATGCGCCGCACCCCGATCCGTTTCGCCGACATTCCACCCAATTTCATCAACGCCCTGCTGTCGGCTGAAGACGATAATTTCGCCAATCACTATGGCGTCGACCCCAGCAGCCTGGTGCGGGCCGCCACGCAGTTGGTAAAAAGCGGACACATTCAATCCGGTGGCAGCACCATCACCATGCAGGTGGCGAAGAACTTCTTCCTCACCAGCGAGCGCAGTTTTTCGCGCAAGGCCACGGAGATTCTCCTGGCGTTGCAGATCGAACGACAGCTGACCAAGGACGAAATCCTCGAGCTGTACGTGAACAAGATCTACCTCGGCAACCGTGCCTACGGCATCGAGGCGGCGTCCCAGGTCTACTACGGCAAGTCGATCCGTGACGCCAGCCTGGCGCAGATGGCGATGATTGCCGGCCTGCCCAAGGCTCCTTCGCGCTTCAACCCGCTGGCCAACCCGGCGCGCAGCAAAGAACGTCGCGACTGGATCCTGGGCCGCATGTACAAGCTGGGCAAGATCGACCAGGCCGCGTACGAAAGTGCAGTGGCCGAGCCGTTGAACGCCAGCTACCACGTGCCGACGCCGGAAGTGAATGCCCCGTACATCGCGGAAATGGCCCGTGCCGAGATGGTCGGCCGTTATGGCAGCGAGGCGTACACCGAAGGCTTTCGCGTGACCACCACGATTCCGAGCAACCTGCAGGATATCGCCAACAAATCGGTGCACGACGGCCTGGTCGCCTACGACCAGCGCCACGGCTACCGTGGCCCCGAATCGCGCCTGCCGGGCAAGACCCTGAGCGCCTGGACCGTCGAGTTGGGCAAGCAGCGCCCAATCAGCGGCCTTGAGCCCGCCATCGTCACCCAGGTGAAGAAAGATGGGGTGCAGGTACTGACCCGCACCGGCGAAGAGCATGTGTCGTGGGACAGCATGAAATGGGCTCGCCCCTTCCTGAACACCAACAGCATGGGTGCGATGCCCAAGCAGCCGTCGGACGTGGCGCAGGTCGGTGACCTGATCCGCGTGCAGCGCCAGAAAGACGACAGCCTGAAATTCAGCCAGGTGCCGGTGGCACAGGGCGCACTGGTATCGCTGGACCCGCAGAACGGTGCGATCCGCGCCCTGGTCGGCGGTTTTGCCTTCGAACAGAGCAACTACAACCGCGCCACCCAGGCCAAGCGCCAGCCGGGTTCGAGCTTCAAGCCGTTTATCTACAGCGCTGCCCTGGACAACGGCTATACCGCCGCCAGCCTGGTCAACGACGCACCGATCGTGTTTGTCGACGAGTACCTGGACAAGGTCTGGCGCCCGAAGAACGACACCAACACCTTCCTCGGCCCGATCCGCGTCCGCGAGGCGCTGTACAAGTCGCGTAACCTGGTGTCGATCCGCCTGCTGCAAGCGATGGGTGTAGGCAAGACCATCGACTACATCACCCGGTTCGGCTTCAACAAGCAGGACCTGCCACCGAACCTGTCCCTGGCACTCGGTACCGCCACGCTGACGCCGATGGAAATCGCCACCGGCTGGAGCACCTTTGCCAACGGCGGCTACAAGATCACGCCGTACCTGATCGACAAGATCGAAAGCCGTAACGGCGAAACCCTGTTCACCGCCAACCCGCCGCGCGTACCGGGCGATGTGGTCAACGGCGTTGCAGCCACTGACGGCCAGGCAGCCCCGAGCAATGGCGGCATCACCATCAATCCGACACCTGGCGAAGCTCCGGCAGCCGGCGCACCTGCCGCACCGCAAGCGCCCGCGGTGGCCGAACGTGTTGTGGATGGCCGTACTACCTACATCCTCAACAGCATCCTGGAAGACGTGATCAAGAAAGGCACCGGCCGTCGCGCACTGGCCTTGGGCCGCGCCGACATCGCCGGCAAGACCGGTACCACCAACGATTCCAAGGATGCGTGGTTCTCGGGCTACAACGCCGACTACGTGACCACCGTATGGACCGGTTACGACCAACCGGAAAGCCTCGGTCGCCGGGAGTTCGGCGGTACTGTCGCGCTGCCGATCTGGATGAGCTACATGGGCGCCGCGTTGAAGGATATGCCGCTGCATACCCAGCCGGAGCCGGAAGGCATTCTTAGCCTGCGGATCGACCCGGTCAGCGGGCGTGCGGCAGCGCCGAGCACGCCGAACGCGTACTTCGAGCTGTTCAAGAGCGAAGACACGCCGCCATCGGTCAATGAGTTGGGCAATGGCGTTGCACCGGGCAGCCCGCTGCCGGCGGATGAAGCGGCGCCGATCGACTTGTTCTAA